From the genome of Bradyrhizobium elkanii USDA 76, one region includes:
- the flgE gene encoding flagellar hook protein FlgE: MSLTGALSSAISALNAQSQSLAMISDNISNADTTGYKTTSAMFQDLVTASNSATSYTSGGVTVSGRANITQQGLLSATTNATDVAIQGSGFFVTTNATSGGTTSYTRNGAFTTDNLGYLVNNGNYLEGWRTDADGNIIGNASPASLGPINTQVASTSGSATTKTTVAANLPADAAVGATFNSSMTVYDSLGTASTIQIDWEKTGDNTWKASFEQPKLASDSTTASAGAITDTVAITFNSDGSLKSTVPSPPTIAVTGWTDGAADSSITLNLGTAGKTDGLTQYSSGETTPAVDLTSITSDGLPYGKLSSISIGKGGVVDATYSNGQTIAIYKIAVATFSDPNGLSAASDGMYSATAASGNATLQTSGTNGAGTIYGSELESSTTDTSGQFSNMISAQQAYSAASQVITTVDKMFDTLISAVSR; encoded by the coding sequence ATGAGTCTCACGGGTGCTCTTTCCTCGGCGATCTCGGCGCTCAATGCGCAGAGCCAGTCGCTGGCAATGATTTCCGACAACATTTCCAACGCCGACACCACGGGCTACAAGACCACGTCGGCGATGTTCCAGGATCTGGTGACTGCGTCGAACAGCGCCACCTCATACACGTCCGGCGGCGTCACGGTGTCCGGCCGCGCCAACATCACCCAGCAGGGATTGCTGTCCGCGACCACCAACGCCACCGACGTCGCGATCCAGGGCAGCGGCTTTTTCGTCACCACCAACGCGACGTCCGGCGGCACCACCTCCTATACGCGCAACGGCGCGTTCACCACCGACAATCTGGGCTACCTCGTCAACAACGGCAACTACCTCGAGGGCTGGCGCACCGACGCTGACGGCAACATCATCGGCAATGCCTCCCCCGCGAGCCTCGGGCCGATCAACACGCAGGTGGCGTCCACCAGCGGCAGCGCCACCACCAAGACCACGGTCGCGGCGAACCTGCCGGCCGATGCCGCCGTCGGTGCGACCTTCAATAGCTCGATGACGGTCTACGATTCGCTGGGCACGGCGAGTACGATCCAGATCGATTGGGAAAAGACCGGTGACAACACCTGGAAAGCCAGCTTCGAGCAGCCCAAGCTCGCATCGGACTCCACGACGGCCAGCGCCGGCGCGATCACCGATACGGTGGCGATCACCTTCAATAGCGATGGTTCACTCAAATCGACGGTGCCGAGCCCGCCGACCATCGCGGTGACCGGTTGGACAGATGGCGCGGCCGACAGCTCCATTACGCTCAATCTCGGTACGGCCGGCAAGACCGATGGCCTCACGCAGTATTCGTCAGGCGAGACCACGCCGGCCGTCGATCTCACGAGCATCACGTCGGACGGTCTGCCCTATGGCAAGCTGAGCAGCATTTCGATCGGCAAGGGAGGTGTGGTCGACGCCACCTACTCCAACGGGCAGACCATTGCGATCTACAAGATTGCGGTCGCGACCTTCAGCGATCCCAACGGATTGAGCGCGGCCAGCGACGGCATGTACTCCGCGACGGCCGCCTCCGGCAACGCCACGCTGCAGACCTCGGGCACCAACGGCGCCGGCACGATCTACGGCAGCGAACTGGAGTCGAGCACCACCGACACCAGCGGCCAGTTCTCCAACATGATCTCGGCGCAGCAGGCCTACTCGGCGGCGTCGCAGGTGATCACCACCGTCGACAAGATGTTCGATACGCTGATCTCGGCGGTGTCGCGATGA